DNA sequence from the Vicia villosa cultivar HV-30 ecotype Madison, WI linkage group LG3, Vvil1.0, whole genome shotgun sequence genome:
agtccccttccccaaaacttcAATAGGGTTAAGGTTTACCCTaattaactttctgtcacctttctttatgtaGCCACAAACCTGACCTTAATACTTTTAagccataaacctttgccttaaaaAAACcgtaggaaagggttaagggtgctaacaccttcccttgacctgattataataacttactcagatctctaaacttcgtagggtttcctattcgccctggaagaataggtggcgactctaaaatctaaatttttagggcaggtcgCTACACCCATCGCCGCTTGAAGCGGGGTTGTTGAATTTTTATTTCTATAAGCCCGCTTGatggccgctgagcggaccctgttttacaaaacttttccaaactttgaaatgaagtatcttttgatccataactcctttttatgcaccgtttgaagcgttaggaagctatcTTAATGTTCTATATGATATTGTAGGATTGATTTGCACTTTATtgatttaattatgatgttgttatgTGAAATAACATCTAATTGTCTCATGTGCTTATATTTTGGGTATGTGATGAATAACAATTGTTGAAATACTTTGGTGAGATATATATTCATGATGtttgtgattggatatatgatggttgttatacCTTGTTGCAATTGTTATTTTGGTGTGCGAAtcttgtacaattggtggataattcaatgtgTGAATTATTGAGGTATGCAGTATGTTAAGATTCGTgtagataatcttaattgcatatgtgttgggataattgtacatgcattcatggttgGCTTTATGGTGGAAGTGGTGGAACTGAAGGTTCACAACTAGACATTGATCCTTAATTTGGAAATAGGCGtaatggctttgatcttgtccggattggAAGCGCGGCTTGGAttttagatattgaatcggaaagcggtgaaacattgggttcacttggtaccacatgcattgagtcacatttagtACATTtgagtcacattgtgtgctatgtgattgTTTTGTGTTGATGTAATTGATGTGTGTGTTAATTGATACTTGGTGTATAATTGTATATTcttgagaagagtgatgaattgtgaaatgtatgtttgtttatgttgcattttccattattatatttctataataatttgaattctcacccttctgtttgaatgcccttggttggtaacgtgcaggttcagaagagtagttgcttgttcgtggcttagccgaagagctccgagtttttgttgtttgattaggtagCAAGTCATAttctctgatcatgtaacactttgggggttttcttagacttatgcttatatttggatattgctatttcctatgccttgttggatattcggatgtatttgtttgagattaTGAATATGTTGTTTTAAAGGCCTTGTAGCCTAGATTTGTGAATTCAAGTAGCATGGATGTTaatgttattttgaattggtagatgaatatggTATGGGACATATTCATTGAATTCTATGTGATAGCAATTCttttgttttccgcaagcgtttatgcataaaatatggaagcatgagatttacattattgtgttacaatatgatctttgcatattatgaatgttgtatgtatgttattttgggattttcattttGTGGAAATCAATATGTGGCGCCCTTTTTCCTTATTCATGATTACTCTGTGAGATTGTATGTTATATTTGGGGttaaaaaaggggtgttacaacacTGCTCGTTTGATTCGTCTATGAGCTTCGGGTTACTCCTTCCGCAATTCGCACTGTCGAGCTGGTTATAATTTTTGTAAGTAtaatttgcattttttttaataaggaaaaAAATGGGATATGAAGAAACCTTTGTCAATTCATAGAAATAACATCTAATTATAGGGCATTGCTATGTGAGGATGTAAAAGGCAGTTGGGGGAGAGATAGATTGAACTGTTTGATTGGTGTTGTTTCCTAGACTTGTAATTTAGTCCGGAAGGAATGCATTTGTTGCTTTCATGAAAAATATACTTTGATGATTCAAAATGGCAATATCTATTTCTATTTCACATGACTGGAAAATATTAACGTATAATCTTGTAAATAGATATGTTTGGAAACTAGTCTGGGATGTGTtctatttgaaaaaaattgttttaaaaagtttGTCAAGGTTTATGTTTGCCTGTTTCAACCATTAGAGGGTAGTTCCATTGCAGGACAGTTATATTCAATTGAGTCCACTATTCATGAGCTCAATAACACCTTTAATTCCAACAAAGAGAGTTTGTCATCCGGTTTTCTATTTGTCTCACCTGTATGTTGTCAATCTGATTTTCTATTTGTCTATGTTGTCAATTATTAGTATATTGTCTATGTTgtcaattattaatatattattactattatatacAAACTTACATGGTTCAAATTATGTGACCATATGAATATGAGGTTGTTATTAATGGGAGATGATTTGATTATTTAGTGTATATTTACCATGAACTGATGGACATTTTGTTTGCAATGTTGTTAGAAATATTTGTTTGTCTTCCTATCAAGAccatataatatttgttttagaatttagttAATATAAAATACTGGGTAAGTCTTAGAAAGTAAAGAAGGAAATGCTTATGTGTGACTTTGTGAGAGAAAATTGAGTTATTTACTCTAGATAATCACTGTAAAGTTGCACTTTCAACATGAACCCAGAAtagataaaattaaaaagaattcagCATATTATTGTCTTAAAATAAGTCAGCCAACAACACTTTATATATCTCTTCATATGATGTGTTGGGTATGCTTGTAATAAATCTCCATGAAGCAGTAGAATTCAAAGAATATGGCTCCAAGTAAAGATGCAAACGATTAATGTGGTGTATTAGTTTCTAGAAATAAAACCTCTTGTATCTAATTCAAGTTACTACACATGAAATAAGCATAATTTCTGTATGAGACTTCCAAATTAGTAATGATGGAAAAAATTAGGAGGAAAAGTTGAGATCATGGAGAAACAAATTCCTACATCTATAATAAAATTAGGAATTCACTTGTTGAGATTTCCAAGCTTCAAAAAATGTTGCTTGAGTTGCTATTACTATATTCCtgtcacatgcttcttatctGGAATACACGGATCACAGAGGTTAAGAAGAAATACCAaacaaaaaaatttcataaaactgGTTTCTTCAATGGAGGGAATATTTTCCAAAGACTTATTTATAACAGGTAATGTTTTCAAATGGAGGGAATACCTTTCTTAAATGGTGATGGTCTGACCATTCGCGGGATGCAACCCTCATCAGTCAACCGTGTCTAATTGAGACATTAGAGACTCTGAAAATTCAACTTTTCCTCTTTGATACGGATAACTCTGCATGGATGGCAATAAATAAGAATTATTTCTATCCAATCACACTTAAATCACATGATTGACACCATCCAGGAATTTCATACATGCCAGTGGCAAataaacaagaataaatctggCCAACTAACAAACTTACCAAATTACTTCTTTTGGACAAAGGATCTTCTCCCTCAGAAAGCACCGTCGGCAATTCTCGCGAGGTGTACTCATCAGAAGTATCAAATGAGTTTTGACGATCAAACCTACTCCAATGATTATCCTTTGAAGCCTTATAAATTTCAAGTAGCTCAAGGCCTCTACATTTGGTGTTTCCACGGCAaaactctttcttttcttgggtTACTGTGTCCAATTTATTCCTTGAGTTAAATACGGAAGAATCCAAGGCATTGAAACTGTGTCTTCTAGAAGTAGTTCGACAATCTAATCGAATtgaagtattgtctttttggttCTTTGCCCAAGCAAATGCATTTGATGTTGAAACTTGTAATGGGCCAGAATAGAAAATGTTTCCTTGAGATGCCTTCTCTTCTTTAATGATTTGGAGAGATCTACTACGGACCCTGTGCGAATTCTGAGTTTGAAATGCCGAACCCTGCAAAGAAAACTCTGAGTTGAGAATTGGTTTACATGGTTATAAGATGAATGATTTAATTGATGTGCACCGTCAGTGTGTAAAGATTTTTTACACTATCAAATGTCAATTGATCGTCACCGATGGATCACTAAAAATATTTGACTTGAATTATATCAACTTTAAAAGTGAGATAAATAAATGatagttgtgattggttgacagttgtGAAAAGTTGTACATTAACAGTGCATCAAAATAAATATCTAAGGAAAACTCTAGCGATGCAAGAAGAGAAAGTAAGATAGACCTCTGCTGGGAATTCTAGCGGCTTTCTTGATTGTTTCATTGTTTCAGTTCGACGAACTTGTCTATCCTTCCTTTTCCTGAAAGTCCATCAAAATATGTTTTAATGAGAAAATTCAAAAACAAGAATAGACGATGCGGTAATGTTAACAATATTGGAACTTGAAATATATTGTCTGTTGCATTTGCTAAATATCGTTAAACGGTTGACTGCATCCTTTCaatttgacaacatcaaagaatatatatctcaataaaataaatcatacaaaaatcaaaagaaaaagaggagaaaAACTAAGGGTATATAAGTATGGAATGACTATTAGTCCTATAATATGTTCAAGCTGTTTTGACAAAAACAATAACTAATTTGTTTCTCAGAAAGGAAATACTTTATTGATAGGTAACCATTTTTATTTCATTCCTGTCACTAGGAATATGATCGCAAAAGCTAGATCTTATTATTGAAGCATTTAGAAGACCGATTCAACAAGCCAATTGAAATTAGTTAGGATAATAGTGTTAGTTAGTTTTCTGTTACAAAACAGTTAGAATGTTAGTTGTGGCAGTTACTTGCAAATCAAGTAATGATAGAGTGATGCATACCTGCAATAACTTAGGATGCAAGTCACTAGTTTTGTATATAATTGACCATTGTAAATGATCCAATTCAATGAGAAAACTGTTGTTAGAATGTTTATTTTGGTTTCTTAATACTTAGCAAGTGTCAAGCAATGAAAAATTGTTCCCTGATGGATCAGCTTAAGAAATATATATGGTAGTAAACTCAAATAAGTGAAATGAACATGCTATGCACATATTTTCATATTTGACCATTCAGAAACAAATGCTACCCAGGGACATCAGTTGGATGAAATGTGACAAACTAAACATTTGCTTTGTAACAAATCATACATAAAATGACATTTCAAAACCATCCGTACCTTAACTCCTCCGCCCTTTTCTTTGCGTGAATTTCCTTGCTAGGAGGGTATTTCGGCAAgcttgatggttcacaagcataAGGTAGTGTTTTGAAATACTGAAAGCGGCATGGCAGAAGTATTAGAAACTAGAAGAGTCCAtaatataattcaattaaaaGCATAGTAATAAAAGTCTTTGCACAGAATTACAGAAATTCTCATCAAATTCCAAAACAAATGCAACCTACCTCTGACGAGAGAGCTGATGCGGCAGTCCCGCGTTTGTCAGGTTCAATAGATAGAAGAGTTTGTAGCAAATTTACACTGGTTGGAGGCAGATCTTTAAAAGAATCTTGGAAACAACCATCACATGGTAGTTGTGGCCTCAAAGTTTCAAAAGGAGGTTTAGTCCTATTCCAGAATTCAGTAGGTGGGTTGccacaaagtttgaaaattttgtttagtTGGTCCTGCTGCATGTTTAACAAAATGAATTTAAAAGAATTTCAAAACAGAAAATTCAAATATAGTCTGGGAATTGCAAAATGCAATTGATTCATCTATTGAGCAATATTTCATTAGGTTTGCCATTTTTCTAATACGATGCAAATAAGTTAAAAACCAAACTCGTGTATTATGATGtgaaaaaatcatttattttgaaGAGGCTACTACCTCAGAATTCCCTTGAAATATAACCTTCCTAAGGAGAAGCTCTCCAAAGACGCAGCCAACACTCCAGAGATCCACAGAAGAACCATAATTTGTCGAACCAAGTAAAAGTTCCGGTGGACGATACCATAATGTGACAACATGATTGGTTTGGGCCTTCTTTCGCTCCGATGTAATGAAGTTTGCCAATCCAAAATCGGCAACTTTCAACGTTCCTTCATTGTTGACAAGAAGATTTGACCCTTTGATGTCTCGGTGCATCACACCATGCAAGTGAAAGTATTCAACAGCAGATAACAATTGCTTCATGTAGCACTTAATCTGCAAAACAAACATGCAATGCTCATAACTACTTAATGAGAAAGTAAAGACAACCAAATAACTAGCATCGAAGGTTTTAAATTGCATTGTGCAACCACAACAATAAGTATGCTCATAGCATAAAGCTTTTAGTAGTCTCTCCAACTGCATTGTGACCAAGTTGCAAATTCACAGTTGCATTTGTTTACAATTTACTGATAAAAATTGCAATGCCATatcataataatcataataataataataataataatatcaaagaaACCTCATAACAAAACAACAAACATTCACAGGGGTAGAACAACAGTCATTAGCTAAGATAACATATAAACTATATAGTTATAGAAGAAATACTAAATTTGGGTGTagctttttattttcaattttatccTTCATTTGAACTCTTTTATTCACCTAATCAAATAATTGAACTTAGTCCTAAAATCACatttgaatcaaatcaaataagaTCTAGTCctagtttaaatttaaaatcaaatctaGTCTACTCCTTAAATTAATCTTATCAAatctaaataaatattaattcaaatttGCGACCAGCTAACCACTCTCGCAACTTaaaattttatcattattattagtaCCTATGGTTGACTGAAGTTGATATTAGATTAaaatttaatcattattattagtACCTGTGGTTGACTGAAGTTGATATTAGGATTGCCCAATAGACCTGCAAAGTCATGTTCCATGTACTCAAACACGAGGTATAAGGTACTAGATAATCTAGGAGTAATCAACCCTTGAAGCTTCGTGATATTGGGATGATCAAGCTTTCTCAAAATCACTATCTCCCTTGCCGCGAACTTTACACTTTTCCTGTCTAAACTGTTAAACCTCACCTTCTTCAGTGCTACTAATTTCCCTGTCTTAAGGTCCCTCGCCTTAAATACTTTGCTATATGTACCCTCTCCAATCTGAAACACAACATAATCAATAACAAAACTAACTACACTAATATTCAACATTTTAAAACATATCTATTACACATGTCACTCGGATAACTTTGGAGTTTCCTGGCATAACTGTAATAGCAACAATAACAGCAAATTTAAAACATTGACAACTATTAAGTGGATCACTGTTTTTCTTGGTATGTAGAAAATGTGGCAAGCATCATTTGACACTCATACTCTCAAAGGGAGATCTGAGTTTCCCGGCATTGGTTTTGTGAAATTAACAAAACATCAAAATAactaataaaactaaaattagaaataaatgaGTGATAAAATAGAGAGAAAATGGAATGTGCACCAAAAGTGTATATCCATTAAActctaatataaaaaaaaaaaaaactacaaaataatttttttaattaataaatgaaactccaaaataaatttaaattttattcattaaaaaaaaaagcaagaaAACTCCAAAGTAGCTATCAATTTTGGTCTCAAATATTTCTTTTATGATTTTGTCttctaaatttaaaaatatactataacaacaacaataataacaaagtCAGATCATGTttctatccaaatcgttaatatcaagatctttcttactaacttctcttatagtcttTTAGTTATTTGATTTCTCTACATTTGAAATATTCTCCTTACCACATAATCTACATGTTTTTTCTCTACATGACCTGACCATCCACAGAATCTACATGTTTTTTCTCTTCTCTCTACATCTATTGTCCTTACCACATAATCTACATGTTTTTTCTCTGAATGCCCAAAACCCAAAAACATAGTATACCatagaaatttaaatttaaataaatttggaGAGATAGAGAGAGTTAATCAAATCCTAACTCAACTAAAATCGATATTGCTcatagttaataataatttaataactaTAATGAACCTTTTCCATAATCTGAAAGTTATCTTCGCGTAGTGGAATCCAACCGCGAACAGCTTCACCAGCCGCAGCAACAAGCCACTTC
Encoded proteins:
- the LOC131662597 gene encoding protein IMPAIRED IN BABA-INDUCED STERILITY 1-like isoform X2 — encoded protein: MGCAKSKERRVTELGRTSRNESLSFRFGKLDKYVQRQLVAVGWPKWLVAAAGEAVRGWIPLREDNFQIMEKIGEGTYSKVFKARDLKTGKLVALKKVRFNSLDRKSVKFAAREIVILRKLDHPNITKLQGLITPRLSSTLYLVFEYMEHDFAGLLGNPNINFSQPQIKCYMKQLLSAVEYFHLHGVMHRDIKGSNLLVNNEGTLKVADFGLANFITSERKKAQTNHVVTLWYRPPELLLGSTNYGSSVDLWSVGCVFGELLLRKVIFQGNSEDQLNKIFKLCGNPPTEFWNRTKPPFETLRPQLPCDGCFQDSFKDLPPTSVNLLQTLLSIEPDKRGTAASALSSEYFKTLPYACEPSSLPKYPPSKEIHAKKRAEELRKRKDRQVRRTETMKQSRKPLEFPAEGSAFQTQNSHRVRSRSLQIIKEEKASQGNIFYSGPLQVSTSNAFAWAKNQKDNTSIRLDCRTTSRRHSFNALDSSVFNSRNKLDTVTQEKKEFCRGNTKCRGLELLEIYKASKDNHWSRFDRQNSFDTSDEYTSRELPTVLSEGEDPLSKRSNLSYPYQRGKVEFSESLMSQLDTVD
- the LOC131662597 gene encoding protein IMPAIRED IN BABA-INDUCED STERILITY 1-like isoform X1, translated to MGCAKSKERRVTELGRTSRNESLSFRFGKLDKYVQRQLVAVGWPKWLVAAAGEAVRGWIPLREDNFQIMEKIGEGTYSKVFKARDLKTGKLVALKKVRFNSLDRKSVKFAAREIVILRKLDHPNITKLQGLITPRLSSTLYLVFEYMEHDFAGLLGNPNINFSQPQIKCYMKQLLSAVEYFHLHGVMHRDIKGSNLLVNNEGTLKVADFGLANFITSERKKAQTNHVVTLWYRPPELLLGSTNYGSSVDLWSVGCVFGELLLRKVIFQGNSEQDQLNKIFKLCGNPPTEFWNRTKPPFETLRPQLPCDGCFQDSFKDLPPTSVNLLQTLLSIEPDKRGTAASALSSEYFKTLPYACEPSSLPKYPPSKEIHAKKRAEELRKRKDRQVRRTETMKQSRKPLEFPAEGSAFQTQNSHRVRSRSLQIIKEEKASQGNIFYSGPLQVSTSNAFAWAKNQKDNTSIRLDCRTTSRRHSFNALDSSVFNSRNKLDTVTQEKKEFCRGNTKCRGLELLEIYKASKDNHWSRFDRQNSFDTSDEYTSRELPTVLSEGEDPLSKRSNLSYPYQRGKVEFSESLMSQLDTVD